Proteins from a single region of Anaerolineae bacterium:
- a CDS encoding S41 family peptidase — translation MKARWWFLGVFLSLLLNACASGERASPTPTISPMPTPTPPLQVRTFEALWSAIQENYVYPDFHGVDWQAIHKEYLTRVEAGLTADEFGEVIRSMIARLPSGAVVWQTRAERIQQAIEDTRTYEGIGAYIAFRATPEPRVVLLSVMPGSPAAEAGLQAHDSILAIDGVPIRVDEGETVVQRIRGPAGSQATLRVRSPGRSPRDVQVTRARVTATDVLRGGMIPRASIGYLLFPPAPYDELGSDMLNSLRVLSDGRELNGLILDLRIATIGGGWPLTPLLALFANGNLGEIYTRTSTQTITVEGQDVFNSQRVPLAILIGPDTQGAPEIFAAALQAAGRAVLVGLPTPGEVEGITEFALPDGSRVFIATSSYRTPDGREIGLTGVTPDVTVNADWDAVTIEDDPVRDAAVRALQEMPRRSSGASRRLREWSAQG, via the coding sequence GTGAAAGCACGATGGTGGTTCTTAGGAGTGTTTTTATCACTTCTGCTCAACGCTTGCGCAAGTGGCGAACGAGCTAGTCCCACTCCAACGATATCTCCCATGCCAACGCCGACGCCGCCTCTGCAGGTGCGCACTTTCGAAGCGCTATGGTCAGCCATCCAAGAGAATTACGTCTATCCCGACTTCCATGGGGTGGACTGGCAGGCTATTCATAAAGAGTATCTGACCCGGGTCGAGGCCGGCTTAACAGCCGATGAATTCGGAGAGGTCATCCGCTCGATGATCGCCCGATTACCCTCTGGTGCAGTGGTCTGGCAAACGCGCGCTGAGCGCATCCAGCAAGCCATCGAGGACACTCGGACTTATGAAGGCATCGGGGCCTACATCGCGTTCCGCGCTACCCCGGAGCCGCGTGTCGTGTTGCTCTCGGTCATGCCCGGCTCGCCGGCGGCGGAAGCCGGTCTGCAGGCTCATGACAGCATCCTTGCCATTGATGGGGTCCCGATACGGGTGGACGAGGGCGAAACTGTGGTCCAGCGCATTCGTGGGCCGGCCGGAAGCCAGGCTACCCTGCGCGTGCGATCTCCAGGCCGCTCTCCCAGAGACGTTCAGGTCACGCGCGCGCGGGTCACTGCTACCGACGTGCTCAGAGGGGGGATGATCCCCAGAGCCAGCATCGGGTACCTGCTCTTTCCTCCCGCGCCATACGATGAGCTGGGCAGTGACATGCTCAACAGTCTGCGGGTGCTATCAGATGGACGCGAGCTGAATGGGCTGATCCTGGATCTACGGATCGCCACCATCGGCGGAGGTTGGCCGCTGACGCCGCTGCTCGCGCTCTTTGCGAACGGGAACCTAGGGGAGATCTACACACGTACATCTACCCAGACCATCACCGTGGAAGGACAAGACGTTTTCAACTCCCAGCGCGTGCCGCTGGCGATCCTGATCGGACCGGATACCCAGGGCGCGCCGGAGATCTTCGCTGCGGCCCTGCAGGCGGCCGGCCGTGCTGTCCTCGTAGGTCTGCCTACTCCCGGGGAGGTCGAGGGCATCACCGAGTTCGCCTTGCCCGACGGTTCACGGGTTTTTATCGCCACTTCCTCCTATCGCACACCCGATGGCCGCGAGATCGGGCTTACGGGTGTGACACCGGATGTGACGGTCAACGCCGATTGGGACGCAGTGACCATTGAGGACGATCCGGTGCGCGATGCGGCCGTCCGGGCTCTTCAAGAGATGCCCAGACGCTCCAGCGGCGCTTCTAGGCGCCTGAGGGAGTGGTCCGCACAAGGCTAG